Proteins encoded in a region of the Labrus mixtus chromosome 19, fLabMix1.1, whole genome shotgun sequence genome:
- the phldb2b gene encoding pleckstrin homology-like domain family B member 1 isoform X2: protein MTEVVSPRSIMDSEMMFQPESDQMSPIEPRSPPLDLIDTGKGLKVQTATPHLVSLGSGRLSVAITLLPLKEGVTRIGREDAPIPQDITIQGPGVEAEHCLIFNEGGVVTLDPCGHLCSLDGVQVTVPTPLTQGYSLCLGKSYFFRFNHPEEASRMKSMLPQKSPVSALAYNTDYLKFSSDYGHAVVGGTSSARGMRSASELRDLMDTLQRKKIALENSLRANGNANPSYFSVTQSPPTSPTTSPATSSTAYQEQARRFYGSDRPPMSLKSAPPPSPGRRSDPSSSSRTLISRNQENYSISDSRRLHNPGSSNLLSTWNGGGSSISVDGSNTLLLTLPPSSTRTPSTGGAVSMPSSPRLGRRSFGNQEPLPSSRTRKYSAGSLNGMIVGGHSRSLPRLCPSTSPRDNNNGGLTLSTLPPRRSDVAGGYKYSKDYYNNQNGNSDLNHNSSISSQLYSNRNQIQSTNQGEGVVSISLSSPKNVPSVTPSISSTTTQPDVTIPSKAGGSSSPRVAKKLSLTSTSSMGSISSLSSIPAELAGRGVTGGMDAYLGERERRGVGLELSGAPGLGFGERRSSFGKAGLEPGVGLGERRQSFGKAGVTPPGGFRERRGSISSLSGKEELTDYHQRQKGERLREQEVERLERQRLETILSLCTELGRSERDGGGTTTAPTSAVADLQKINQELEKLQVNDDDDDDTPSVFSDSSAFNGTTENGHTVSPGLENGYYDNDLQVRQRRSSGQRDNRAESPAVSLRSFGPSPSPRTQRNNEALDEAARYRRQEMRPSEEEVRRVEEERIQVLNNMEEVEQKIKELDNQIEESSREVEVERALVEAEMESEAAALLQEKDALEALHNKMADLETKSQQEKEKDCEVLETETKRFEDLEFQQLEKESRQDEEKETHTQQLLREIADHQRSTVTRKERLLTLKKQAVQITQQAQREKESFMKERSNLEAMLQREKENLATLERKYADLTGGRGFTLREEKASLADVCQSFSHRCRYNTSATCPPPVNMCALSSLLSSISLKNAEGYVTVSEINELYSQLGGELKPAPASALANASPESTANPSPDGDTSKPPEDELCHSSSPADCHSSSSSSSSSSFQLNPRPLPKTPSVHWPENMVSYRDPSPLPDSPPPPLPVKKQHHRHRQQFRLLEERKRSERESGSHLSDTLPRKRSTPTMTPQFTSATLGRNFSNKSHQPLVQSTSCGSILPRIFSLSNKETDSRRLHKGQPSSRAASQTNVYLDAFGYRDNQAFDTMSIDSTDSIETSISACSPDNVSSASTSNVAKLEEMERLLREAQAEKISLIEHKEREMGIRKQALEEERRRREDLEKRLQEETSRRQKLIDREVKLREKQRAQSRPLTRYLPVRKDDFDLRAHIESAGHSTDTCFHLSISEKTCRGYLIKMGGKIKTWKKRWFVFDRNRRTLSYYSDKHEAKLKGVIYFQAIEEVYYDHLKNAHKSPNPSLTFSVKTHDRVYYMVAPSPEAMRIWMDVIVTGAEGYTQFMV from the exons GTTACTCACTGTGTCTGGGTAAATCCTATTTCTTTCGGTTCAACCATCCAGAGGAGGCCAGCAGAATGAAGAGCATGCTTCCCCAAAAGAGCCCTGTGTCTGCCTTGGCTTAcaacacag ACTACCTGAAGTTCAGTAGTGACTATGGTCATGCGGTGGTGGGTGGCACTAGCAGTGCTAGAGGCATGCGATCAGCCTCTGAGCTCCGAGACTTGATGGACACCCTGCAGCGTAAGAAGATTGCCCTGGAGAACAGCCTCAGAGCCAACGGGAATGCCAATCCTTCCTACTTCAGTGTCACACAG TCTCCTCCCACCTCACCGACCACCAGTCCTGCCACATCATCCACAGCCTATCAGGAACAAGCAAGACGGTTCTATGGCTCAGATCGTCCTCCCATGTCTTTGAAATCTGCTCCCCCTCCTTCCCCTGGACGTCGATCAGacccttcttcttcctcccgcACCTTGATCAGTCGGAACCAAGAAAACTACAGCATTAGCGATAGCCGACGGCTGCACAACCCGGGCTCCTCTAATTTACTGTCCACATGGAACGGTGGCGGTTCCTCAATATCTGTTGATGGTAGCAACACCCTCCTCCTGACTCTACCTCCATCCTCCACCCGCACTCCATCAACAGGAGGTGCGGTCAGCATGCCCTCAAGCCCACGTCTTGGCCGCCGTAGCTTTGGCAACCAAGAGCCATTGCCCAGCAGTCGAACCAGGAAGTATTCGGCGGGCTCACTGAATGGGATGATAGTTGGTGGACACAGCCGCTCCCTGCCACGCCTCTGCCCCTCTACATCTCCCCGTGACAACAACAATGGAGGTCTGACCCTGTCAACCTTGCCCCCACGGCGATCTGATGTTGCCGGGGGTTATAAATATAGTAAAGACTATTACAACAATCAGAACGGCAATTCTGACCTCAACCACAACTCCAGCATCTCCAGTCAGCTTTACTCCAATAGAAATCAAATACAAAGCACCAATCAGGGGGAAGGTGTTGTGtctatctccctctcttcccctaAGAACGTGCCTTCCGTAACGCCCTCCATCTCTTCTACAACAACCCAACCTGACGTGACCATCCCATCAAAAGCAGGGGGCTCCTCTTCTCCTCGTGTTGCCAAAAAACTCAGCCTGACCTCCACTAGCTCCATGGGCTCCATCAGCTCCTTGAGTTCCATCCCAGCAGAACTGGCAGGTCGTGGAGTTACAGGAGGAATGGATGCTTATTTGGGGgaaagggagaggagaggggtaGGACTAGAACTCAGCGGTGCCCCTGGGCTTGGATTTGGCGAGAGGAGGTCTTCATTTGGAAAGGCGGGTCTAGAACCTGGGGTGGGGCTGGGTGAGAGGAGGCAGTCATTTGGAAAGGCTGGAGTGACCCCACCTGGGGGATTCAGGGAAAGAAGGGGGAGTATCAGCTCACTGAGTGGGAAGGAGGAACTGACAGACTACCACCAGAGGCAAAAAGGGGAGAGACTACGGgagcaggaggtggagagaCTG GAGCGGCAGCGGCTTGAGACCATCTTGTCTCTGTGTACGGAGCTGGGCCGGTctgagagagatggaggtggCACAACTACTGCTCCGACTTCGGCTGTAGCAGATCTCCAAAAGATCAATCAGGAGCTCGAGAAGCTTCAAGTGAacgacgacgacgatgacgacACACCATCAGTCTTTTCGGACTCCTCTGCTTTTAATGGAACCACAGAGAATGGACACACCGTCTCCCCTGGATTAGAGAATGGTTACTATGACAACGACCTACAGGTACGACAGAGACGCAGCAGCGGCCAGCGAGACAACAGGGCAGAATCCCCTGCTGTCAGTCTGCGAAGCTTTGgcccctccccttctcctcGTACACAGAGGAACAATGAG GCTCTAGATGAAGCCGCTCGTTACCGTAGACAAGAAATGAGGCcatcagaggaggaggtgaggcgtgtggaggaggagaggatccAGGTGCTGAAcaacatggaggaggtggagcaaAAGATCAAAGAGCTGGACAACCAAATAGAGGAGTCTTCCCGAGAG GTGGAGGTTGAGCGAGCTTTGGTGGAGGCAGAGATGGAGTCAGAGGCAGCTGCTCTTCTGCAGGAAAAAGATGCTTTAGAGGCACTCCACAACAAGATGGCCGACCTAGAGACCAAGTCccagcaagaaaaagaaaag GACTGTGAAGTGCTAGAGACGGAGACAAAGCGTTTTGAGGACCTTGAGTTCCAGCAACTGGAAAAAGAGAGCAGgcaggatgaggagaaggagacCCATACACAACAACTCCTCCGGGAGATAGCTGACCATCAGCGAAGCACCGTCACTCGCAAG gaGAGACTATTAACACTGAAAAAGCAGGCAGTGCAGATTACCCAGCAGGCTCAGCGAGAGAAGGAGAGCTTCATGAAGGAGAGGAGCAACCTTGAAGCAATGCTACAAAGG gaGAAAGAAAACCTCGCCACGCTTGAAAGAAAATATGCTGATCTCACCGGTGGCAGGGGTTTCACTCTAAGGGAG GAGAAAGCCTCACTGGCTGATGTGTGTCAGTCTTTTAGCCATCGGTGCCGTTACAACACATCTGCCACATGTCCTCCTCCAGTAAACATGTGTGCCCTCTCATCCCTCCTTTCCTCTATTTCTCTCAAGAATGCTGAG GGCTATGTCACAGTCAGTGAAATCAATGAGCTTTACTCACAGCTTGGGGGGGAACTTAAACCCGCCCCCGCCTCTGCCTTGGCCAATGCCTCTCCAGAGTCCACCGCAAACCCCTCCCCTGATGGCGACACCTCAAAACCACCAGaggatgag cTCTGTCATTCTTCCTCACCTGCCGACTGtcattcctcttcctcctcctcttcttcttcctcctttcaACTAAATCCCCGCCCCCTTCCCAAAACCCCCTCTGTGCATTGGCCAGAGAACATGGTGTCATATCGagacccctctcccctccctgactcccccccacctccccttcctgtcaaaaaacaacatcacCGACACAGGCag CAATTCCGTTTGttggaagagagaaagaggtctGAGAGAGAATCCGGCTCCCACCTAAGTGACACCCTACCCAGGAAGAGAAGCACACCCACCATGACGCCTCAGTTCACTAGCGCAACACTGGGACGCAACTTCTCTAACAAG TCCCACCAGCCGCTGGTTCAGAGCACAAGTTGTGGCAGCATTCTTCCAAGAATTTTCTCCCTATCCAACAAGGAGACTGACTCTCGACGTCTGCATAAAG GTCAGCCCAGCTCCCGAGCAGCTTCCCAGACCAACGTGTACCTTGATGCCTTTGGTTACCGTGACAACCAGGCCTTTGACACAATGAGCATTGACAGTACTGACTCTATTGAAACCAGCATCTCTGCCTGCTCACCTGACAATGTCTCCAG TGCCAGTACTTCCAATGTGGCCAAGCTAGAGGAGATGGAGCGTCTGCTGAGAGAAGCCCAGGCAGAGAAGATAAGCCTCATAGAACACAAG GAGCGAGAGATGGGCATACGAAAGCAGGCACTAGAGGAGGAGCGGAGAAGAAGGGAGGACCTGGAGAAAAGGCTACAAGAAGAGACGAGCAGACGCCAGAAACTCATCGACCGTGAGGTGAAACTGCGAGAAAAACAGAGGGCACAG TCCCGGCCGCTGACACGATACCTGCCGGTGCGAAAGGACGACTTTGACCTGCGCGCTCACATTGAGTCTGCCGGCCACAGCACAGACACATGCTTCCACTTGTCCATCTCAGAAAAAACCTGCCGTGGCTACTTGATCAAAATGGGAGGCAAGATCAAAACCTGGAAGAAACGCTGGTTTGTCTTTGACCGTAACCGACGCACGCTCTCCTACTATTCAG ACAAACATGAAGCCAAACTGAAAGGAGTGATCTACTTCCAAGCTATTGAAGAGGTGTATTATGATCATTTGAAGAATGCACATAAG AGCCCTAACCCGTCTCTGACCTTCAGTGTGAAGACACACGACAGGGTCTACTACATGGTCGCTCCCTCTCCAGAGGCCATGAGAATCTGGATGGATGTGATCGTCACAGGTGCAGAGGGGTACACGCAGTTCATGGTGTAG